Within Dermacentor albipictus isolate Rhodes 1998 colony chromosome 3, USDA_Dalb.pri_finalv2, whole genome shotgun sequence, the genomic segment CATCCCCTGCACTGCACAACACCAGGTGTTGGACAAACGTCTGATCTGTGTCCGATTCTTCCACATGCGTAACATACGTCAAATTGCTTTCTGTACAGATAGCACCTCAGGAGGGTTGACCCATATTTGATGAAGTTGGGCACCCTGAATCCGTCGAAAAGTACAATAACCAAGCCCGTAGCTTTGATACGTTGTGCAGCCAACGCCGTTGGGCTGTACTCATGCACAATCTTTTCGTGATCACACTCTGACTCTCATAGAGGTTCACTCTTCTAATAACACCCTTGCACGTAGAGTGGGGGGTTGTTTCATAAGCGCTCACTTCATATTCTGCCTCCATGATCATAATGGACTTGATTCTCACATACCTTTCAGCATAAGAGGTGTCCGGTATACTAACCACCACGATATTCTGTGTGAagttggggcagacgatgtcttccTTCGCTTGGTCTGCTGTAAGTCCGGCTGCCTCGACGATCGCTTCTCCAATAGCTgtgctgaccttgttcaggttgaGGCATCCCCGAGGCCTAACGATGATTTTCCTGTACTCCTCCGGCAGTTGCGGCATTCTTGACGCCTTCACAATCCGGCGTTTCAGCTTGTCGGCCCCGGCAGCACCTTTGTTGGCGATCTCCTCTCCTTTTGATTCTTGGATCAAATTGGTGGCTCCACCAGCTCCCTAGGTCTTTTTTGCAGATCGCGATCTTCGGTTGATGACCAACTGCCAACCCATTCTTTCCTCGCCTTCTTCCGTCTCCGAGGAGAGTTCGTCGTCCATGCGTATATCGGCCATGCCGGCTTGGCGGACTCGCTAGACCTACGTGGCGTTAGGCCCAGTGTGGCGCCCACGTGCGATGGACAGTAAAGAGGCTATGAGGCGCCAGTGAataattattaatttatttttacaacagcaagaacaaccgtgcatgtacgtATATAAAGCTACTCATCAGGTATctatagaaataaagaaaattgtattatgagaaagtgttgcgcctttgagaggaatgctacaagtgtcgtctgctacgacgcctgctcgctgcgaacgcgGGACTTTTCAGGCAGACGAGAGGCACTTGCAAACTctatcgctctttcgaaaggctgcgtaggctgtcacgattgctgaacgtgttcaagtacttttaagcacatcttcCGCAGTGCTAGCTGCCACGCTTGTGGTTTCGTACGAGTGTGCTTCATTAAATTTTATACAGACGTACTGCTTCTTCTGAACCGCGGCCAAATCTGGTATGGCGTGGCTTTGCgcttacccattttgcgacagcAGACTACAGTCAGGGATCACCAACTTTTTCTACCACAACTAAGTTTTTGTTCTCAAATGTCCTGAcacacatttcaatgagcacataaacgagcaatgcgtaatgaagccctcaattATACAACTAAGTACACCTGTCTATGGAGTAAACAAAATGCGTTATAGAAGCAGTCAGCAGTCAGCAGGCAGCAGTTCTCTCTATTGCACTCTGCATGATTGGCAGTTACTGGCCGGCTATTATTAACCCAGCATATGTACACAGCTAAACCACGCTAAGAGCGACTGAACGAAAGATGTAAAGTGCAATGGTAAGGCATAGGAAGAGAGCAATGTCGATTCCAACGAGGAAAGCCGATATTCCgcttgacattaggagaaaataatcgggctgggcaggccatgtaatgcatagggcataTAACCGGTGGACCGGTAAACGCCGGCCCAATCAGTCATCCCACACGAAAGCACCAGTAGATGCACATCCGCGACGCATTTTAataaaattggaggcttatcaaggttaagcctagtggatgcgaagcatccactggtcttaaccttagcgtattcttagcgtttggaggcatcttgaccgcatacacgcccgacgcaaagacgctggcgcggttgcgggcacagagactgacgcgatgGCGGGCGCGCggcgcttcatccctggcgtgacctcacatatcacgtgatgcagcgatggtggcgccgccacggcgtcgcgcgcgacggcgcgaaccgaagcgtggaggcctccgccgggcgatgtccgacggcgcgatatgaggccccatctgcagccggtgtgacgtcatcacatgacgtcacatcatgggctctcacttcagggtcaatggtggccaccaccgggaggcgaccgacggcgcgaaatgaggccccatctgcagcctgtgtgacgtcatcacgtgacgtcatgtcacgtgtcctacttgaaggtcacttgaagctcaatggtggccaccgccgggaggcgaccgacggcgcgatatgaggccccatctgcagcctgtgtgacgtcatcacgtgacgtcatgtcacgtgaccccacttcagggtcaatggtggccaccgccgggcgtcgcgcgaaggcccgaaacctacgttaatatgcttcgcataaaaagcccCACTTCAGCTTATTAGTAGGCACACCACGTTTTCCACGTGCTTTAAAGGTTCTAAGCATGGAACATATATGTAGTATCGTGCTTATATCAGTAGAGTGTTCTTCTTGCTTTTCTGAAATTTGATAAAgtacgtaacgctacagcgccaatcTAACACACGTAACAAACCAATGTCAAAACGGTCAAAACACGTTCTTTCAACTTTTACGATGGCGTCGCTTTCTCGTCAAGGCGTCATCACACCGCGACACAAAGATCGGCCCAGTCACTGGCCCTGCGCATTATCGCAACTtggagcaacagaacaaaggcagcgaGCTTTGCGTGTCCCTGCTTCAATGCGGGTCATAACAAGTGCGCTTgggcgaaaccaaaactgccaaaacaTACCTGTACGCTAGTTCCCCAATCAAGAGAATATCAGTTCGTAGCCTGTGCTTCCCATGATGGTCGAACGATCGCagcaccagagtttcctctagttaTAGTAATATGAAACTGTATACTCGACGCTTTCAACCGCACCTCGCAGAGGCAGGCCTGTACAAGCTCTCGGCGTCAGTGACCAGCTCCTCCTGGATGAGGCGCATAAGCGCCACCAGCGACATCGGACTGGCCGCGTCCTCCGGCTCTTCGACACCAGCGGCCTGGAACGCCGCCGTTCGGAAAGCAGCCGCTGCACAGCGCTCCAGTGCTTCGTCCTCGGGCGCCCGACCGCTCGAAGAGCGCGTTGACTGGCGGGTGTTCTCGGCGGACATGGCGTCCAGGATGGCGTTCTTTACGAAGTCCAGCACTTCCTCCACGCTGTCCTCGGGCACCGTGAGGCTCATGAGCTGCCGCACTACGGCACTGCAGCGCAACGAAGaccctcgggtaagagaatatggaaaaacgaaggcaatggaaacacagaaaaaaaataataacagtgaaggggaagggAAATGGCAGCCATAATGGCGCAGAGAGCGCTATGGGAATAAAATAGGTAccaggtgctccggggtatgtgtaaaggtgtaatagttccaggacttacttttagaACTGCGGTTATTTGCTTTAAATCAGCGGTACAATCAGGATTTCATGGgcaccaaaggtcagtgggacgcctcgcaatgggcactcacgggaagactacaaatgaagctgcgcagggtgatatgggctggactagtcttgaagtgagggaagctcgcagtaaaattgattaagGAGAACGActtaggaatatggaagaaagtaaatggcctgggagagtgttcaggtatctgtacagaaaaagcATTGATTGACAGCAGAGGAagataactaggaagcttactagcaagtatgtagcctgtaggatgggcaacacagccacaaagaacgtcaagcggtaAGTCCGAGAGGCTGAAAGGAtctcatggttggcggcaattGAGAGAAGCCTgccgtgagtaactacttaaaggctcctcaccaggtctggccattttagctgacaagcgcagaacatACATTGCGCGTTAACACTCGTGTCTGCAGCATCGCTACGgtccgcggaaagatctgaaatttcaatccgaacgccattTCCCTTTTCGCTCGCGGCCGGCGCGCTTCAAGCCGGATGGTGACGTAATCGgtcccctgcgcctacgtaatcgtgtccgcagtatgacgtcgctcgtggtgacacgcgacttcgaAAATTATtgaagacatctgttatctgtgcgatctctTGCTGAATTACCGaactgaagtttagagaaataataaaacacacaaacggaatgtctgcgtgttctttcgttttacttcgcaccgaagcaagagagatgtacttccgcttcgtctgcttgtttccatGGTCGTGCTGTCACGCGCGCAGGTACCAAAAGAATGCCATTTTCTACCGGTTTCCAGCGcatgatcacgctctgcgatcgGCTTGTTCTGCCttagtattcgtgtagcactgaattataccgctagctatgtttccttgtgcacagcgcacaaaaccgtgcgctgcgcgaacaaggaaacagctcgcgcgcggcctgatcagcggaaatgcgtagcgcaggggaagaaagcgaggagaaaaaacacgaaggtggggcctgtgatgtatgtgtcacgtgatcctcgaggtctggtatgggcgaacgcagggaaggaattgcgtttgcgaaggctagacggggcgagtggagagggcgtcctgcttggcagtggagcccgcctgctgaaatcatgggttcgccgCACTGAAATATTTGTATCTCGGCTAATATGCAGCCGATGTGAAacatttttgtggcagaacgctccctagaggacacataataacttccagcgtataacaagaatttgctacggggcctggtcaggggccctttaagaggagaaaacgaaatcaggaaagaaacagtttatgataactcaaaggaagctcattatttttcgaTGCGAGATGGGGATGCGTTAGGCCACGCATCTAAAAAGCGAGATATAATAAGGAAGAAGAAGGATGTGctcgctgcggtaaagctagggaagtgatggagcatgctttattaaaatgtgaagacgtctgcccagcggtcgatttaggccccactggcctccttgaagcccttggattcagcgagagcagtggaaaagtaaacatgtccgcaatagagattagtaagaggcgattggaagattggtggaagaaaagtagggaaacgacaaaacacGGCGACCTAGAAACgcaaagttcgcaatagaggatcagaaaatttggttgtgggagttcatacgtttttcttttttttttctttaacctaggtaggacattaggcagtataatagcaaaagcttggtggcacaaccgaccgccccgttctaaaagggacgctcataacatccatccatccatccatccatccatccatccatccatccatccatccatccatccatccatccatccatccatccatccatccatccatccatccaaactcACATTGTCGTGGTCGTTTATGTCACCAAGTATTTTAACTTTTTCACTGCCCTAAATATCCCAACTTCAGGTAGCCTTCCGATTCATTGTTCTTGCATGTCTAGTACAATTAGATGCAATTTATATTACGATTCATGAAATTCTGACTGAACCACTCATGTTTAAAATGGAGTAGGTAAACAGACGATGACAAATCGCTTAAAAGATGTGGTCGATAGGTAAGACGAGACACAAATAGCGCAATTTCAATTTGTTCTTTgaaacaatttattttttctatttcttcacaTATCGACTTTGCCAAATTTGATAGCTGCACTGTCATAGCCCGGAATCGTACTGAATGGGCAAGGCCTATCATCAAGGTGAAGTCGATGTgggaagaaatagaaaaatttgTAAGTGCAGCGTGCCCACGGTTGACAGAAAAGGAACTTTGGTTTTTGGATGCGTAATCGGTGCAGTGGGCACGCCACGTCTGTAAGCGCATATAAGTGACGACGGGATTTTCGAATAAACAAGTTGGAAATTGCGCTAAGTGTGCTTCGTCGCACTGGTATTTGAAGCGCATTTACATCCCCGTCATGTCAAACCAACTGGCCCATCTAGGTCTAGTGACTAGTTGAACAGAGCAACAGCGCATGGTGCAGGCAAACGGAATGAATACGCCGTCAGTGTCGTATACTctcgaaaaaaaaatcgcgcgtCTTCCACGTGCGGAATTGGCGGCCATGCATGTTTTCATTTGATTTGTATGCTGTATGTTTCACATACTTCTATAACCTCTCTCCTTGCGCCACCCTTCAATAGGTATTGTagagagtttaaaaatatgccgaagCCCTCTAAGACGACGTGaacaaatgcatgttgctcacttttgtatatAATGTGGAGCGCTATATTTAGTATGTTGcttattagataattagtcaagaataaTTAACCAACTGCAGAAGCAACGAAGTTAAGCAAGAAATTTAAGTTAGAAAGTTGTACAGCGCTTTGCGAAACGTCCGTTGACACAGTATTGGTGCTTTtcagcttactgcagatgcccgcgaaacacaagaaaaataccACAAtacatttaaaaatatatataaattatgcggttttacgcgccaaaacctctttccgattatgaggcacgctgttgtggaggactccggaaacttcgaccaccaggggttctgtaatgtgcgcctaaatctaagtacacgggtgttttcacccccatcgacatgctggcgccatggccgggattcgatcccgcgacatcgtgctcagcaccccagcatcatagccactgagcaaccatggcgggtaccaCATGACATACCCGCTTATGCGCCCTGATTGCAGCGCTTCCAAACTGTCCacgcacaaacgaacatagcatttagtaGGGCGCGCTGCCGCCTAAAAGGTGACAGGGAAATGCGCAGAGCGCAAGCAAGTGCACCAATTAAtttttcgttaacttttgttcatgttccctgGCTCGATAATTCAGGCACCGTGCCGTCTGCCCTACGTAAGACTTTGCCACAGAAAATTTCATGCATTGTTTAGAGCTAAGCATTTTCTTTGCTAAAGGCCACGCGTGCTGACAGTACTTCCCTCGGGCACAGAAGGGTTCGGTGCCATATGGCTCCTCGCAGCCAAACATTGTCAAACGAGGAGTAGCGATGCTCTGCATAGAATCGGCTCTCTGCAAGTCGTGGGTGCACACAATGCAGCTTGCCTGTGACGATTAGATTTCCCGGCTTAAGACGGCAGGGATCCCTTACTCGATGGTAACGCTAGTCCCAGTCTCTTCCGCTGTCCCAGTTTCTATTTGTGGTCAATATAACATGCAGTAAACAcgaactaggccaaactgaagttgtTCTGAAGCATATGTCTCATATAAGTAGAGCTAAGGACGATttgaagttaccctcctccacagCCATGCATTTTCCCTTCAACtcattcgccgagtgatcggggctaagcaccgccttcactggctctatGTCATGATGGCATGTCGTGTCGCCTACTTCACCGTTCACAAGGAGCAAGAGCACGAAGCCTCTCCAGCCTCtgtgccagctgcttggcagtcgacaaCAAGCGAGTGCTAACGAAGCAGTTttcgttgcgagcattctgtcgtagcgccgaatgtGTCTGGTGTAGTagccacaggtgagctgggcgtttCCACGTATtcgtggaggcataaactcaagctgatgaaggaacttcagcgtagacgtacgtgagtggcctgatcggtctgcacggtcccaCCACCTGTTGAGGCAGAGATTAAACAGCCGAAGAAAGAGCTACTGTAGCTCTAAAcaagtgcaaaacattttaaggggacagggtaggtcctattcttgccatgcattttaggctatgttcgtgaccctttttctcatgatctgctggggttagaacattAACTTAGGTAGCATTGTAATCAGTAATGTTAGGTAGTGTCACTGAACCAGGATTATTTTTTTCAAAagattgtttttttgttttcttttttttactggacccaccaaattttagagccaaaatctgcagtaaatagcctgtaagCAAAAATCCCCTAGAAGAATATTTATAATCCTGGTTCAGCAGACTACCTGTTCTGtttgctcaatatctggaaaatatTATCTCCCTAacgcttgtagtttctgaaaaaaaaagggtcaaatgcagcaaaatttggtgttttgagataattggctttgaagaggaagaaagagctttattgcaatgtagaactatagaaacaaattctggcgcattttttcaatagccaccagcctggtagtcccctctatcgtcaacacttcttttctgCGCTAGCTGCCTTCTTTTCGGGACCTCCTTAGTGACCAGTcgtgtagccctctctgcaaagtacagtcgccACCGGTGAgcttcgcgcaaccactggactgtgaaccgtcctcgagaaactccgaatgacctcaaaatgtcggCTCGAGGAATTCTGCGGTCATTAAAattagcacagcatccattgtcgctATTTTCAGCGTTTTGAGGCCAAGAAGGATATTCTTCAGAGCGTGCTCCCATACAACGttgttgaacgcctcattcgcgttctgagtttttccatggagacattactggagaagctcaggctttgagagctgctgaaacaccggcgttcCGCTTCAAGCGTTCCGCCGAGCAcgaaagcttcgatgcagacgcgcACGTGATGGCTGCGgcgcccactcctggattgtgttgcgGAGAATAGGCGTCATTGCAGATcgacttatgccggtttccgtggaagagacgttttttaaagcactactttggcttcgtcattgcattaccaCAAAATAACCAGCGCCAAAGTATAAACAAATTCGGTTGTCCTCGAAAACACGCCGAAGCACGAGCAAAATGCCGCACGTTGCGAGTAATCGAGCTGCGTCTTAggattcgtttggctaagtgaaatatgctagCTAAGTTTTCACGCTTGccagatgagtgacagccattctGCTAAACGTGACAAAACATAGGCGGTGaaaagttttatttttttcagtttaggagaggcaCAGATCCCGACCATATGTCAAAGGGGGCACGGCTGGgtgctgcctaggtttcgaaaaatgttgattttgaggtaaatatCTCGCGTGTGCGCAAATTAAACACTGGAccatgttaaggaaagaatagagatcttaaattacacaaaaacaaaaagtcgatttttttcggaaactttgcctaccctgttcccttaaacATTGGTAAAAATAACGTGTTAACAATCACGCTCCCCCGAAAggtttacaccagcagcaaagaacacaCTTCGTTGCTGCTCCTGTGTTAGgttagtaagtaagtaagtaagtaagtaagtaagtaagtaagtaagtaagtaagtaagtaagtaagtaagtaagtaagtaagtaagtaagtaagtaagtaagtaagtaagtaagtaagtaagtaagtttgtCCCTACTCCCTTTTAACACAGGGCAGGCGATTTAGGAACCATAGGAAAAATAACGTCTTTTACTGTCTCtcacagtttatttatttatttatttacatatgcaTTTAGCTTGGGCAAAATTTTATGTCGATAGAGGCGAGTCGTTGCATCCAGATGGTCTTTATGCCCTTATACCGCAAGTGTAAGTATATTTGGCGGCTGTAATTGGCTTCGGGCATAAATTTCAACCTACCCATGTATTGTAATTTTCCCCTTGCTTCTCGAATGTGAAACGGTGATCACCCCATTTCACCTGTTATTGCGGCATTGGCTGTGAAGATGCTTCCTCCCAGCAGCCATCGTCCAAGTTCGTTCTGGTGCCGGTTTGGGCATTTTATTGCCTGTGTCGAGTATGTTAGTGCATCAGTTGCGTATGTTGTTGCTGGGACTGCGAGTGTCTTCCACAGTGTGCGACCAACTGAATAAGGGTCGTACGAGTATCGGGATAGCTGCCATACTCGACCTTTCATACTGTTCGATTTCTTTATTATCAAATCAGTTTGTCGAGGTTAGGCATTTTTGTCTGATATTTCAATTCCAAGATACTTATAAGTTGCTGTCTTTGTTATAGAATTTCCTTCTAGCGTGAATGTCAATCTTTCAGACTTTGTGTTTAGGCACATCCATTGCGATTTTTCTTCGTTGAACTTGAGGTAGTCCTCAGCCGCAACTCGGAAGATATCTAGGAGGTCCTGTAGGTCTGCTGAAAACTCAGCCAGAAGcacaatatcgtcagcgaatacTAAGCATGAGATTTTTGTGTAGACATCTTGGTGGTATGTTGTTATTGCGGAGAGCCTCAATCCACATCCCTTGTCATTTAGTGCTTTCAGGAGGTCGTTCATATAGATGTTAGATAAGATCGGCGATAAAGGACATCCCTGTTTTAATCCGGCCTTTAGTTTCACTTTCAGAGATTTTTAGTCCGTGGACTTGATACACTGCTGTGCATTCTTTATAAAGTACCTTCAGTAATTCATTTATTTCTGGTCCAATTTCATGATTTCAAGCTTTTCCCATAGCTTAAAATGGGATACAGAGTCGTAGGCTTTTTCGACATCTATGAAGGCCAGATAGCGTTGCGATTTTTCCGTGTACTTCACCTCGATtatttgaacgaaaaaaccagtcaaaaacaccaaggacaagaggagaagttcacaccacaacgactggactatcaactgaggtttattagaatcggtgtagtcccagcaaggccaggaGAGCATGCGCAATTGCATCATCATTAATCACATaccatgaaaagacaagaaacgtttctatcgggacagacttagaaattcaaattctttttcatgtaagcgcaccgaggttgtactaacgcagtcatcacctagtaaactgatgtagtacgcttccaagatttctcgctcttctttgcccgtgcccctaccaagaatcgtcacattgctaaacaaaggataacaaccacactcattgcaatggcgaggcaagtttgcaccgttatctgaccccagagaggagtggtgctcacgcaggcggtcattaatacatcgaccggtttggcctgtgtaaaatctttcgcacgtgagagggaacttataaacaacccctgcagcacatgccgtgaaacggTTTTCATActgcgttgtgcaaacatggttccttgccctgcctcgagcAATGCGGGAACAgagacccgaaagcttacaaggggcagaaaacacaacacttactccctgcttggcgaCAGCTTTCTTAatactgtggctcactttatgcacatacggcataacttcaagtttcCTACGTTCAATAGCCCCACCGTGATCACTTGTTCGTCTTTGTGGATGGAGCCCATTTTTTTATTCACTGTAGAGTTTCTTGTTCACAATAGTTTTGTAATCTACGATTTAGAGTTGTACTGAATAGCTTTAAAATGTTGCTGAGCACCGCTATTGGACGGTAGGCATTGATGTCATTTTCTGCTTTACCTTTGCCTTTGTGAATAGGTTATAATCGGGTTTCGTTCAAAGCTTCACGTGTATCTCGTCTCGCAAGGATGTAATTGAAACAGTTGATTAGCGTTTCTCTTGATTTGGTTTGGAGAGCCTTGAGAAATTCATTTGGAATGTCATCTAGGCCTGATGCTTTCTGGTTCTTTAATTCTCCGAGGCGTCGTTTTAATTCTAATATTAAGATCACCCCGGATAGTCTCTCACTGTGTGGTGGTGCATTGTAGCGTTTCATTGTGTTGTTTGTGGGTTGGTGCAGTGGTGTCGCGTACCTTGCTTGTATGGTTTTAAAGCGGTGTGGTATgcat encodes:
- the LOC139057058 gene encoding uncharacterized protein, giving the protein MSLTVPEDSVEEVLDFVKNAILDAMSAENTRQSTRSSSGRAPEDEALERCAAAAFRTAAFQAAGVEEPEDAASPMSLVALMRLIQEELVTDAESLYRPASARNRSDHQGPKAGRPIGARR